A region from the Canis aureus isolate CA01 chromosome 10, VMU_Caureus_v.1.0, whole genome shotgun sequence genome encodes:
- the ZNF354A gene encoding zinc finger protein 354A isoform X5 produces MCLLPRHRVIIPGWKSSHKTTKSTQTQDSSFQELIMRRSKRHGPWDFKSEKSCIYEDRLEKKQDKKESIQAVSVTHKKILTVERSHKNTEFGQNFSPKSVLIRQQMAPREKTPPKCEIQGNSFKQNPYLLNQPKINTAEKRYKCSICEKTFINTSSLRKHEKNHSGEKLFKCKECSKAFNQSSALIQHQITHTGEKPYVCKECGKAFTLSTSLYKHLRTHTVEKSYRCKECGKSFSRRSGLFIHQKIHAGENPHKYNPGRKASSTSLSGCQRTHLRKKSYLCNECGNTFKSSSSLRYHQRIHTGEKPFKCSECGRAFSQSASLIQHERIHTGEKPYRCNECGKGFTSISRLNRHRIIHTGEKFYNCNECGKALSSHSTLIIHERIHTGEKPCKCKVCGKAFRQSSALIQHQRMHTGERPYKCNECGKTFRCNSSLSNHQRIHTGEKPYRCEECGISFGQSSALIQHRRIHTGEKPFKCNTCGKTFRQSSSRIAHQRIHTGEKPYECTTCGKLFNHRSSLTNHYKIHIEENP; encoded by the coding sequence gatGGAAAAGCAGTCACAAAACCACGAAGTCAACTCAAACGCAAGATTCTTCTTTTCAGGAGCTGATAATGAGAAGATCCAAAAGGCATGGACCCTGGGACTTTAAATCAGAAAAATCCTGCATTTATGAAGACAGGTTAGAGAAAAAGcaggataaaaaagaaagtattcagGCAGTTTCAGTCACCCACAAAAAAATCCTCACTGTAGAAAGAAgccataaaaatacagaatttggcCAAAACTTCAGCCCAAAGTCAGTCCTTATTAGGCAACAGATGGCTCCCAGAGAAAAAACACCACCAAAATGTGAAATACAAGGAAACAGCTTCAAACAGAATCCATATTTGCTTAACCAACCAAAAATCAACACAGCAGAGAAACGCTATAAATGTAGCATATGTGAGAAAACCTTCATTAACACTTCATCCCTTCGCAAACATGAGAAAAACCACAGTggagagaaattatttaaatgtaaagaatgttCAAAAGCCTTTAAccaaagttcagctcttattcagcATCAAATAACTCACACTGGAGAAAAGCCCTACGTctgtaaagaatgtgggaaagccttcactCTTAGTACATCCCTTTACAAACACCTAAGAACCCACACTGTGGAGAAATCCTATAGATGTAAGGAATGTGGTAAATCCTTCAGCAGAAGGTCTGGTCTTTTTATACATCAAAAAATCCACGCTGGAGAAAACCCCCATAAATACAATCCAGGTAGGAAGGCATCCAGCACATCCCTTTCTGGGTGTCAGAGAACTCATCTCAGGAAGAAGTCCTATTTATGTAACGAATGTGGCAACACCTTTAAGTCTAGCTCATCCCTCCGTTACCATCAGAGgattcacacaggagagaagcctTTTAAGTGTAGTGAGTGTGGGAGGGCCTTTAGTCAGAGTGCCTCTCTCATCCAGCATGAGAggattcacactggagagaagccctatcgatgtaatgaatgtggaaaaggTTTTACTTCCATTTCACGACTCAACAGACACCGAATAATTCATACCGGTGAGAAGTTTTATAACTGTAATGAATGTGGTAAAGCCTTAAGTTCCCACTCGACACTCATCATTCATGAAAGAATTCACACGGGGGAGAAGCCATGTAAATGTAAAGTGTGTGGGAAAGCCTTCCGACAGAGTTCAGCTCTCATTCAGCATCAGAGGATGCATACCGGAGAAAGACCCTATAAATGCAACGAGTGTGGGAAAACCTTTCGGTGTAACTCATCCCTCAGTAatcatcagagaattcacacCGGAGAGAAACCATATCGGTGTGAGGAATGTGGAATATCTTTTGGCCAAAGCTCAGCTCTCATTCAGCATCGGAGgattcacacaggagagaagcccTTCAAATGTAACACGTGTGGGAAAACTTTTAGACAGAGCTCATCACGTATTGcccatcagagaattcatactggagagaaaccctatgaatgtactACATGTGGGAAACTTTTCAACCACAGGTCATCTCTTACTAATCATTACAAAATTCATATTGAAGAGAACCCCTAG